In uncultured Methanobacterium sp., a genomic segment contains:
- a CDS encoding DUF1284 domain-containing protein: protein MVTNQDDDGSEPLRIRAHHILCMQGFQGLGYSKEFTRNMTMITEKIQRNPSFFIKIIIEADSICEHCPNLSDGVCNLEMDSLRHISSMDSLVLKNLNVESGSVISSAQLKTLAGSLTPKKVEKICGDCSWREDCLYFQEKCLI from the coding sequence ATGGTAACAAACCAGGATGATGACGGTTCTGAACCATTAAGGATCAGAGCCCATCATATTCTCTGTATGCAGGGTTTTCAGGGACTTGGCTACAGTAAGGAATTCACCAGAAACATGACCATGATAACAGAAAAAATCCAAAGAAACCCTTCTTTTTTTATTAAAATTATCATTGAAGCCGATTCCATCTGCGAACATTGTCCCAATCTCTCAGATGGTGTGTGTAACCTAGAAATGGACTCTCTTAGACATATTAGTTCTATGGACTCATTGGTTCTTAAAAATTTAAATGTGGAATCAGGTTCTGTGATCTCCTCTGCACAGCTTAAAACTTTAGCTGGTAGTTTAACTCCCAAAAAAGTTGAAAAAATATGTGGAGACTGTAGCTGGAGGGAGGATTGTCTTTATTTTCAGGAAAAATGTTTGATCTAA
- the xerA gene encoding site-specific tyrosine recombinase/integron integrase has translation MNHYSNGNWKSSQGDPTEIQRFVGNASDYPQEKNFLEAFDIPEMIEDYLFELEIRNYSRNTIKTYRSIINNFHKFLMDEKELYDERQVLRGFKRYIRYLKREKNVSQNYIYLVTVVVKKFFEFGGIHILEEVKTPKRTKSLPKSLNEEEVKSLINAFDTQDPVDSSSTISELLKLRNKLILALLYSSGLRVSELVSLQINHVDLEERTLRIRGKGEKDRIVLFDDTTKVMIEDFLEKRTSDSEFLFVNRSGNHLTPRYVQMMIKDYARVAGIKKKVTPHILRHSFATHLLKNGVDIRAIQQLLGHSNLSTTQIYTSVDMETLKNVYDRAKLH, from the coding sequence ATGAACCATTATTCCAACGGAAACTGGAAATCATCCCAGGGGGATCCCACTGAAATCCAAAGATTCGTGGGAAATGCTTCTGATTATCCTCAGGAAAAGAACTTTTTGGAAGCATTTGACATTCCCGAAATGATAGAAGACTATCTATTCGAACTGGAAATACGGAATTACTCTCGTAACACAATTAAAACATATAGATCAATTATCAACAATTTCCACAAGTTCTTAATGGATGAAAAGGAATTATATGATGAAAGACAGGTTTTAAGGGGATTCAAACGTTACATACGTTACCTGAAGCGTGAAAAGAATGTCTCTCAGAATTACATTTACCTGGTCACGGTGGTAGTCAAAAAATTCTTCGAGTTTGGTGGAATACACATCCTGGAAGAAGTTAAAACTCCAAAAAGAACTAAATCTCTTCCTAAATCTCTCAATGAAGAGGAGGTTAAAAGCCTTATCAACGCTTTCGATACTCAAGATCCAGTGGACTCATCTTCTACCATATCTGAATTATTAAAACTGAGAAACAAATTAATACTGGCTTTATTATACTCTTCGGGATTAAGGGTATCTGAACTGGTCTCACTTCAAATTAACCATGTGGATCTGGAAGAGCGAACCCTCAGAATCAGGGGAAAGGGAGAAAAAGATCGTATTGTCCTGTTTGATGATACCACCAAAGTGATGATTGAGGATTTCCTGGAGAAAAGAACCAGTGATAGTGAATTTCTATTCGTTAATCGTTCCGGGAACCATCTCACACCTCGATATGTGCAGATGATGATCAAGGATTATGCACGGGTGGCAGGCATTAAAAAGAAGGTAACTCCTCATATATTGCGACACTCATTTGCCACTCACCTACTCAAAAATGGTGTGGATATTCGAGCTATCCAACAGCTTTTAGGCCACTCTAACTTATCCACAACTCAAATTTATACCAGTGTGGATATGGAAACCCTTAAAAACGTTTATGATCGTGCTAAACTCCATTAA
- a CDS encoding gamma carbonic anhydrase family protein yields MEIIIRTMIHPSVQIFPGVHTIGNVIIGKNSSLWYNAVIRGDIESITIGSFSNVQDNSVLHSSKDFPLKIGDCVSVGHAAVLHGCKVDDNCIIGMNSTLLNGSHIQKNSIVAAGSVVPGGKVFPEGHLIMGAPARAVRKLGEEEIKEIENTALRYLKLADQNK; encoded by the coding sequence ATGGAAATCATAATTAGGACTATGATTCATCCCAGTGTCCAGATTTTCCCGGGTGTTCACACCATTGGAAATGTTATTATAGGTAAAAATTCCTCCCTATGGTATAATGCAGTGATAAGGGGAGATATAGAAAGTATAACCATTGGCAGTTTTTCCAATGTACAGGACAATTCTGTACTACACTCTTCAAAAGATTTCCCCCTGAAAATAGGAGATTGTGTTTCAGTAGGACATGCAGCTGTACTCCACGGCTGTAAGGTGGATGATAACTGTATTATTGGCATGAACTCCACTTTATTAAATGGTAGTCACATCCAGAAAAACAGTATAGTGGCTGCCGGATCAGTGGTACCTGGAGGAAAGGTCTTCCCAGAAGGACATCTTATAATGGGCGCTCCTGCCCGAGCAGTGCGCAAACTAGGGGAAGAAGAAATAAAAGAGATTGAAAATACTGCTTTACGCTATTTAAAGCTTGCTGATCAGAATAAATAA
- a CDS encoding DUF523 and DUF1722 domain-containing protein: protein MFSRDFPRPHLVSSKCIEFEPCRYNGLIIRSSLVEKLKKYADFTPVCPEVGIGLGIPREPIHLEKDPERIELIQPSTGYNFTDKMLEFANSFLKSVEGVDGFILKNKSPSCGVKAVKVYPKGEISRPWTDGIGLFAAAVFRCFPSTPVEDEGRLRNYHLRENFLTRIYTLADFRETVLNGDFNDLIEFHQKNKLLFSSYNQIQSKKLGRLASNKNKTTLTDLVEKYGNNMKNMLLNDPLPPSNVNVLMHAFGYFSKDLSPQEKAFFLESLEKYRHGRVPLLLIQNLLKSLIIRFNNEYLMDQTFFQPYPEELMEITFI from the coding sequence TTGTTTTCAAGGGATTTTCCACGGCCACATTTGGTTTCAAGTAAATGCATAGAATTTGAACCCTGCCGTTATAATGGCCTTATTATAAGAAGTAGCCTGGTAGAAAAACTTAAAAAATACGCTGATTTTACTCCAGTATGTCCTGAGGTGGGGATTGGACTGGGAATACCCCGGGAACCCATTCACCTGGAAAAAGATCCAGAGAGAATAGAACTGATCCAACCGTCTACTGGATACAATTTCACTGATAAAATGTTAGAATTTGCAAATTCATTTTTAAAGTCTGTTGAGGGGGTTGATGGTTTTATTTTAAAAAACAAATCCCCTTCATGTGGTGTAAAAGCAGTTAAAGTATATCCTAAAGGGGAGATATCAAGACCCTGGACCGATGGTATTGGATTGTTTGCGGCAGCGGTTTTCAGATGTTTCCCTTCCACTCCAGTGGAAGATGAGGGTCGGCTGCGTAACTATCATCTGCGTGAAAATTTCCTCACCAGAATTTATACCCTGGCTGATTTCAGGGAAACTGTTTTAAATGGTGATTTTAATGATTTAATTGAGTTTCACCAAAAAAATAAGCTATTATTTTCATCATACAACCAGATACAATCTAAAAAACTGGGAAGATTAGCGTCCAATAAGAATAAGACAACTTTAACGGATTTAGTGGAAAAATATGGGAATAATATGAAAAATATGCTTCTCAACGATCCTTTACCCCCATCAAATGTCAACGTTTTGATGCATGCATTTGGCTATTTTTCCAAGGATCTCTCTCCTCAAGAGAAGGCATTTTTTCTGGAATCCCTTGAAAAATATCGCCATGGACGAGTACCCCTATTATTAATCCAAAACTTACTTAAATCATTGATTATTCGCTTTAATAATGAATATCTCATGGATCAAACTTTTTTTCAGCCGTATCCTGAGGAATTAATGGAAATAACCTTCATTTAA
- a CDS encoding biotin transporter BioY: protein MEISIDNYFQKRYSLFAWRSNTSVVNKVILAFFMACITGLMAQIIIPLPWTPVPVTAQTFAVLMAGVVLGRRWGGISQVMYLAVGLLGVPWFAGLTGGYAILLGATGGYFLGFILTAFVMGYVTDKYVQSRNFRPMLGLTFLVNFAFIYVPGLLGLGLWMYTVNGTFPTFLTLITMGLLPFIIGDMVKIGGVAALTKAITPKKEY from the coding sequence ATGGAAATCAGCATTGATAATTATTTTCAGAAGAGATATTCACTTTTCGCCTGGCGTTCCAATACTTCGGTGGTAAACAAGGTGATCCTGGCATTTTTCATGGCATGCATCACTGGGTTAATGGCTCAAATAATAATACCACTTCCCTGGACTCCGGTACCTGTAACAGCGCAGACATTTGCTGTTTTGATGGCTGGGGTAGTTCTTGGTCGTAGGTGGGGTGGAATTAGCCAGGTAATGTATCTGGCAGTTGGACTACTGGGGGTTCCCTGGTTTGCAGGACTCACTGGGGGTTATGCAATACTTTTAGGTGCTACCGGAGGATATTTCCTGGGTTTCATTCTAACGGCATTTGTAATGGGCTACGTTACTGATAAATATGTTCAGTCTCGAAATTTCCGCCCAATGTTAGGATTGACATTCCTGGTAAATTTCGCCTTTATCTACGTTCCTGGCCTCCTGGGACTAGGATTATGGATGTACACGGTTAACGGAACATTCCCCACCTTCTTAACCCTGATAACAATGGGTCTTTTACCCTTCATTATTGGAGACATGGTGAAGATAGGTGGTGTAGCAGCCCTTACCAAGGCAATAACTCCCAAAAAAGAATATTAA
- a CDS encoding MFS transporter yields MFNLKFKLSKDVVKDNALKFIVLLGIVSLLGDMTYEGARSITGPYLALLGASAAAVGFVSGFGELVGYSLRFVSGYLADKSRQYWALTIIGYAVNLLAVPLLALAGNWPMAALLLIAERMGKAIRTPSRDVMLSHAASQVGRGWGFGLHEAMDQIGAILGPLIVAVILYFHGNYQAGFAFLLLPAVLALAVLVTSRLLYPHPHDLEIHVPKIKTKGLMRVYWIYIAAVVFIALGFADFPLVAYHFQKIQLVSPVIIPIFYSVAMGVDALAALVFGRLFDKVGMWALIMAVMCSAFFAPLVFCGDFNLALLGMVLWGVGMGAQESIMRAAVAEMSPVKVRGSAYGVFSTIYGFSWFIGSFTMGILYGFSFNLMVIFSLLSQLLAVVPLFLIRNYRP; encoded by the coding sequence ATGTTCAACCTGAAATTTAAGCTTTCAAAAGATGTGGTGAAGGACAATGCGCTTAAATTTATAGTATTACTCGGAATTGTAAGTTTATTAGGTGACATGACTTATGAAGGTGCTAGAAGTATTACAGGGCCTTATTTGGCTTTATTAGGGGCCAGTGCTGCGGCAGTTGGTTTTGTTTCTGGATTTGGTGAACTGGTGGGGTATTCGCTTCGTTTTGTCTCTGGTTATCTGGCTGATAAAAGTAGACAATACTGGGCCCTGACCATAATAGGATATGCAGTAAACCTTCTGGCTGTTCCTCTTTTAGCCCTTGCCGGGAACTGGCCAATGGCTGCATTACTTTTGATTGCTGAAAGGATGGGAAAAGCCATTAGAACCCCTTCACGAGATGTGATGCTTTCCCATGCCGCATCGCAGGTTGGTCGTGGTTGGGGATTCGGCCTGCACGAGGCTATGGATCAAATTGGGGCAATACTAGGTCCTTTAATTGTAGCTGTTATCTTATATTTCCATGGTAATTATCAAGCAGGGTTCGCATTCCTTTTATTACCTGCAGTTCTGGCATTAGCAGTTCTGGTTACTTCCAGATTACTCTATCCCCATCCTCATGATCTGGAAATCCATGTGCCTAAAATAAAAACAAAGGGTTTAATGAGAGTTTACTGGATATACATAGCTGCAGTGGTTTTCATAGCCCTTGGATTTGCTGATTTTCCGCTGGTTGCATACCACTTCCAGAAGATACAACTGGTTTCACCAGTGATCATTCCCATATTTTACTCGGTAGCTATGGGTGTTGATGCCCTGGCCGCTTTAGTATTCGGTCGATTATTTGATAAGGTAGGGATGTGGGCCCTGATAATGGCAGTTATGTGCTCAGCATTTTTCGCACCCCTGGTATTTTGTGGTGACTTTAACCTGGCCTTACTGGGAATGGTGCTATGGGGTGTGGGAATGGGGGCTCAAGAATCCATAATGAGGGCAGCAGTAGCTGAAATGTCCCCAGTAAAGGTTAGAGGATCTGCATACGGTGTTTTTAGTACCATATATGGCTTTTCATGGTTTATAGGCAGTTTCACCATGGGAATACTTTACGGATTTTCATTCAATTTAATGGTTATATTTTCATTGCTCTCACAACTTCTGGCAGTGGTTCCGCTTTTTTTAATCAGGAATTACCGTCCATAA
- a CDS encoding ATP-binding protein, which produces MYINMKKEFLRDIESTADIQIPQDPMERVIGHDDIINFVKIAAKQCRNLLLVGPPGIGKSLMAQAISVHLAEPQEEITVVHNPERPERPFVEIKTRKERESEIKDLQRAEGDLVTPQEVPDLVAERLGFRCPNCESYTNAYQSICPQCGADKYSHINARRKNLGDLLGMFEVNNGQVNIPQERVTTTRMNQGREEVVIYERADGNKIKILDQHALEKRREMVEEKPKNIIVPLKRKSFIQATGASETELLGDVRHDPYGGHPDLGTQPYERVVPGAVHEAHEGVLFIDEIVHLAPLQRYILSAMQDKVFPIVGRNPQSAGSSVKVADVPCDFIFVAACNIRDIQYILPPLRSRIQGEGYEILMRTTMPDTDENQAKMAQFVAQEIQMDGKIPHATKSAVELIIEEAKKRASIIDDQKDALTLRLRDLGGLVRMAGDIAVMGGSP; this is translated from the coding sequence ATGTACATCAACATGAAAAAAGAATTTTTAAGAGATATTGAAAGCACTGCAGATATTCAAATACCTCAAGATCCCATGGAAAGAGTAATTGGTCATGATGACATTATAAATTTTGTTAAAATAGCCGCTAAACAATGTAGAAATCTCTTACTGGTGGGTCCGCCAGGTATAGGGAAATCTCTCATGGCTCAAGCTATTTCAGTTCACCTGGCAGAACCACAAGAAGAAATAACAGTAGTTCACAATCCTGAAAGGCCAGAAAGGCCTTTCGTAGAAATTAAAACCCGGAAAGAAAGAGAAAGTGAGATAAAAGATCTGCAAAGAGCAGAAGGGGATCTGGTCACTCCTCAGGAAGTTCCAGATCTAGTAGCAGAACGCCTGGGATTCCGTTGCCCTAACTGTGAAAGTTACACTAATGCATATCAGAGTATTTGCCCCCAATGTGGAGCAGACAAATATTCTCATATTAACGCCCGCAGAAAAAACTTAGGCGATCTTTTAGGAATGTTTGAGGTGAACAACGGACAGGTAAACATTCCCCAAGAGAGGGTTACCACCACCCGTATGAATCAGGGCAGGGAAGAAGTGGTGATTTACGAACGAGCCGATGGAAATAAAATAAAGATACTGGATCAGCACGCCCTTGAAAAAAGAAGGGAGATGGTTGAAGAAAAACCCAAAAACATCATTGTCCCCTTAAAACGCAAGAGTTTCATACAGGCAACCGGTGCCAGTGAAACAGAGTTGCTGGGTGATGTACGTCATGATCCATATGGAGGGCACCCCGATCTAGGAACACAACCTTATGAAAGAGTTGTTCCTGGTGCGGTTCATGAAGCCCATGAAGGGGTGCTTTTCATTGATGAAATAGTTCATTTAGCTCCCCTGCAGCGTTATATCTTAAGCGCCATGCAGGATAAGGTCTTTCCCATTGTGGGCAGAAATCCCCAAAGTGCAGGAAGCTCGGTGAAGGTAGCAGATGTTCCATGTGATTTCATATTTGTAGCTGCCTGTAATATTCGGGATATTCAATACATATTACCCCCATTGCGTTCCCGTATCCAGGGAGAAGGATATGAAATATTGATGCGCACCACCATGCCGGATACCGATGAAAACCAGGCAAAAATGGCCCAGTTTGTGGCTCAGGAAATTCAAATGGATGGAAAAATACCCCATGCCACCAAAAGTGCCGTAGAACTAATTATAGAAGAGGCTAAAAAAAGAGCCAGTATCATTGACGACCAGAAAGATGCATTAACTTTAAGACTTCGAGATCTGGGTGGTCTGGTGCGAATGGCAGGAGATATAGCAGTTATGGGTGGAAGTCCTTAA
- a CDS encoding PadR family transcriptional regulator codes for MTLNRKFFLGFIRIHILHHASQDEIYGVQMIQELKKHGYKVSPGTMYPILHALENEGFLKSRKENVKGKIRKYYKITPNGQKILQESRQKINELIYEIMV; via the coding sequence ATGACTTTAAATCGGAAATTCTTTTTAGGGTTTATCCGGATACACATACTCCATCATGCAAGCCAAGACGAAATTTATGGTGTGCAAATGATACAGGAACTCAAAAAGCATGGTTACAAGGTTAGTCCGGGGACAATGTATCCCATTTTGCATGCATTGGAGAATGAAGGTTTCTTAAAAAGTAGAAAAGAAAATGTAAAGGGGAAAATCCGGAAATATTATAAAATAACACCTAATGGGCAGAAGATCCTTCAAGAATCCCGTCAGAAGATTAATGAACTCATTTATGAGATTATGGTTTAA
- the hisC gene encoding histidinol-phosphate transaminase, whose protein sequence is MVNIKNTVNELDPYVPGRSNADLARAYGLDPAKIIRMGSNENPMGPSPMAIKALEENLHTINTYPESNIDDLKGKIASYAGTSPEEIIVGGDGADEILDVLAKTLIEPGDEYIVHPPSYMYYEFTFNIHGAVPVYARWDIEKNQLDLNSVLEAISPRTKVIFLCTPNNPSGGLIDKQDIRTILESTDALVVVDEAYWEFSGVNNLELLAEYDNLFILRTFSKVMGLAGMRIGYGIGHKDFIQYMHRVKPVFSLIKLSYLAAVTTLDDPNYIEKSTQLSIQSRDYLYREMSKFPALKVYQSWANYILVDVRGTGMNSKEISEELMKNGIIVRDCSSFRGLDDYWIRVSVATMEEDEQFINVLKNILQ, encoded by the coding sequence ATGGTTAATATAAAAAATACAGTTAATGAACTTGATCCATACGTTCCAGGTAGGTCAAATGCAGATCTAGCCCGTGCTTACGGTCTTGATCCTGCTAAAATAATTAGAATGGGATCCAATGAAAATCCAATGGGGCCATCCCCGATGGCAATAAAAGCTCTGGAAGAAAATCTTCACACAATTAACACCTACCCTGAATCAAATATTGATGATCTGAAGGGCAAAATCGCCTCTTATGCCGGTACGAGTCCTGAGGAGATAATTGTGGGTGGAGATGGGGCTGATGAGATCCTGGATGTGCTGGCCAAGACCCTCATTGAACCAGGTGATGAGTACATTGTCCACCCACCATCCTACATGTACTATGAATTCACATTCAACATACACGGGGCAGTTCCAGTTTATGCACGCTGGGATATCGAGAAAAACCAGTTGGACCTTAACTCTGTACTGGAAGCAATTTCCCCCCGTACAAAGGTTATTTTTCTCTGCACACCCAACAATCCCTCCGGAGGGTTGATTGATAAACAGGATATTCGAACCATTCTAGAAAGCACTGATGCCCTGGTAGTGGTTGATGAGGCTTACTGGGAGTTTTCCGGTGTTAACAATCTGGAACTCCTGGCTGAATATGACAATCTCTTCATCCTCAGAACTTTCTCCAAGGTAATGGGGCTAGCTGGTATGAGGATCGGCTATGGGATAGGTCACAAAGATTTCATCCAGTACATGCACCGTGTCAAACCCGTTTTCAGTCTTATTAAACTTTCTTACCTGGCAGCAGTCACCACTTTAGATGATCCAAATTACATTGAAAAATCCACCCAGTTATCCATCCAGAGCAGGGATTACTTGTACAGAGAAATGTCCAAATTCCCTGCGTTAAAGGTTTATCAGTCATGGGCCAATTATATCCTAGTGGATGTTCGTGGCACAGGAATGAATTCCAAAGAGATCTCAGAAGAACTCATGAAAAATGGCATAATAGTTAGGGACTGTAGTTCTTTCCGTGGTTTAGATGATTACTGGATAAGGGTTAGTGTAGCTACCATGGAAGAGGATGAACAGTTTATTAATGTTCTTAAGAACATTTTACAGTGA
- a CDS encoding tetratricopeptide repeat protein, which yields MPILLFGSRHLDLITGEKTTTIRKIWKNPLSQGDRLHCYWNLVSKERKKLFEAEVTDVEVVRFADLIRNDELAREEGFNDASELESEFRKMYPEHSSDESLFQVIRFLKLPMEEWEGAKIDEKSMITKRADILFDVGKFDKSVVCYNAALKIDPDDVYILNRKGDNLSRLGQFQEALKCYDQALELEPDNEYLLNNKAIALLNSNRPEEALKTSDKALKINDKNLLVLYWRGFILEMLGSFQEALTCYDKILKLDPEDSEAWNAKGNLLSQIDQAEEALECYDRSLELCLEDESDSSTWNRKGNALMELNRFDEAVECYDKALSLEPDNEIFLSNKGVAFMELNQFENAVLCFRKALILNPENEDAQILMDECLENL from the coding sequence ATACCGATCCTGCTATTTGGAAGTCGTCATTTAGACCTTATAACTGGGGAAAAAACCACCACCATCCGAAAAATATGGAAAAATCCATTATCCCAAGGAGATCGCCTGCACTGTTACTGGAATCTGGTCTCAAAAGAGCGGAAAAAACTCTTTGAGGCAGAAGTGACTGATGTAGAAGTGGTTAGGTTTGCTGATCTTATCCGTAATGATGAACTGGCCCGTGAAGAAGGTTTCAATGATGCTTCAGAATTAGAATCTGAATTTAGGAAGATGTACCCGGAACACAGCAGTGATGAATCACTTTTCCAGGTTATAAGGTTCCTTAAACTTCCCATGGAAGAATGGGAAGGGGCTAAAATAGATGAAAAGTCCATGATCACCAAAAGAGCAGACATACTCTTTGATGTGGGAAAATTCGACAAATCAGTGGTATGTTACAACGCCGCTTTAAAAATCGATCCAGACGATGTTTACATCCTGAACCGTAAAGGAGATAACCTTTCACGTCTGGGACAATTCCAGGAAGCCTTGAAATGTTATGATCAGGCCCTGGAACTGGAGCCTGATAATGAATATCTGTTGAATAACAAAGCAATAGCACTCTTAAACTCCAACAGACCAGAAGAAGCACTTAAAACCAGTGACAAAGCCCTGAAGATCAATGACAAAAACTTGTTGGTATTGTACTGGAGAGGATTCATTCTGGAAATGCTGGGAAGTTTCCAGGAGGCATTGACCTGCTATGATAAAATCTTAAAACTGGATCCAGAGGATTCAGAAGCATGGAATGCCAAAGGAAACCTTTTATCCCAAATAGATCAGGCAGAAGAGGCTCTTGAATGTTATGATCGTTCCCTGGAGTTATGTCTGGAAGATGAATCTGATTCTTCCACATGGAATCGTAAAGGCAATGCACTCATGGAACTAAACCGGTTTGATGAGGCTGTGGAGTGTTATGATAAAGCACTTTCATTAGAACCAGACAATGAGATATTCTTGAGTAACAAGGGAGTGGCCTTCATGGAACTAAACCAGTTTGAGAATGCAGTGTTGTGCTTTCGAAAGGCGTTGATTTTGAATCCTGAAAATGAAGATGCACAGATTTTGATGGATGAATGTCTGGAAAATCTTTAA
- the glmU gene encoding bifunctional sugar-1-phosphate nucleotidylyltransferase/acetyltransferase has translation MRAVILTAGEGTRMRPLTLTRPKTMLPVGGKPLLEYNVEALRDAGIKDITMIVGYQREAVMEHFKDGKTLGVNITYITQEERLGTAHAIGQVEGIAKEDKDAIIVTNGDIILQNKLIKNLMDKYHNSHAQSILVLTEVDDPSSFGVVELEGDHIKDIVEKPNPGEAPSNLINAGIYLFDPTIFQAIKKTGKSERGEYEITDSLKIQIKEGKMVLGLVSHDKWIDVGRPWEFLELNEHYLEVSETQIDGEIEPGVTIHGPVIVKEGSIIRSGTYIMGPVYIGENCDIGPNTFLRKHTSIGNDVNVGNAVEIKNSIIMDGTNVNHLSYVGDSIIGANCNLAAGTNIANLRFDDGGVKVTVKGVRVNSGRRKMGVIFADGVKTGINSSFNPGVTIGLNSSVGSGAIIYRDIEDNKIVIHHQKQEMKDKK, from the coding sequence ATGAGGGCAGTTATACTTACCGCAGGTGAAGGGACCAGGATGCGACCCTTAACACTCACCCGGCCAAAAACAATGCTCCCTGTAGGGGGAAAACCTCTCCTGGAGTATAATGTAGAAGCATTACGGGATGCAGGGATAAAAGATATTACCATGATAGTGGGTTACCAGAGGGAAGCTGTGATGGAACATTTTAAGGATGGAAAAACCCTGGGAGTTAACATCACCTACATAACCCAGGAAGAACGTCTGGGAACTGCCCACGCTATAGGGCAGGTAGAGGGTATTGCAAAAGAAGATAAAGATGCCATCATAGTTACCAACGGAGACATAATCCTGCAAAATAAGTTGATAAAAAACTTGATGGACAAATATCACAATTCCCATGCACAATCCATTCTGGTTCTCACTGAAGTTGATGATCCTTCTTCCTTTGGAGTGGTGGAACTGGAAGGGGATCACATCAAAGATATCGTTGAAAAACCAAATCCTGGTGAGGCCCCCAGTAACCTTATAAACGCCGGAATTTACCTTTTTGACCCCACAATTTTTCAGGCCATAAAAAAAACTGGTAAATCTGAACGAGGCGAATATGAAATAACAGATTCCCTTAAAATCCAGATCAAAGAGGGTAAAATGGTTTTAGGTCTGGTGTCCCATGACAAATGGATCGATGTAGGACGTCCCTGGGAATTCCTAGAATTAAACGAACACTATTTAGAAGTATCCGAAACCCAGATTGATGGTGAAATTGAACCTGGTGTTACTATTCACGGCCCAGTAATAGTCAAAGAAGGAAGCATCATCCGTTCGGGAACTTACATCATGGGACCGGTTTACATTGGAGAAAACTGCGATATTGGCCCTAACACGTTCCTGCGCAAACACACCTCCATTGGTAATGATGTTAACGTTGGAAACGCAGTTGAAATTAAAAATTCAATAATTATGGATGGAACAAATGTAAACCACCTCTCATATGTTGGAGACTCCATAATTGGGGCAAATTGTAACCTCGCCGCCGGAACCAATATTGCCAACCTACGTTTCGACGATGGTGGGGTGAAAGTAACAGTTAAAGGAGTAAGAGTCAACAGTGGCAGGCGTAAGATGGGTGTTATATTTGCTGATGGAGTTAAAACTGGTATTAATTCCAGTTTCAATCCTGGAGTGACGATTGGTTTAAATTCTTCAGTAGGATCTGGTGCCATAATCTATCGAGACATAGAGGACAATAAAATTGTTATACATCACCAGAAACAAGAAATGAAGGATAAAAAATAG
- a CDS encoding DUF5518 domain-containing protein has protein sequence MVKWGPVIVGFILAVILGNLFGIYVNQYWGVNLGLFIAGFIVGYWVHEGIIGGLWNATVAGAFGSIVLAILLIVGGTIFGGAAGLAAGAVTGFTIVIVSLIANIVFMGVGGAIGGMLSGSD, from the coding sequence ATGGTGAAATGGGGACCAGTAATAGTAGGATTTATTTTAGCAGTCATCCTGGGCAATCTATTCGGGATTTACGTGAATCAGTACTGGGGCGTAAACCTGGGACTGTTCATTGCAGGGTTCATAGTTGGATACTGGGTGCATGAAGGAATAATTGGTGGCCTGTGGAATGCTACAGTAGCTGGTGCATTCGGGTCCATAGTACTGGCAATTCTGTTGATTGTTGGTGGTACTATCTTTGGTGGAGCTGCCGGTCTTGCAGCAGGGGCAGTAACTGGTTTCACCATAGTAATAGTTTCCTTAATTGCCAATATAGTCTTTATGGGTGTTGGAGGAGCCATTGGTGGCATGCTCAGTGGTAGTGATTGA